CATGATGGGCAGCAAGGTGCCGCGCATATTGGCGATACCCATTACCCACGGTTTGACACCCGGCACGCTGGCGACGGTCGGTGGCGTGATGATCTCGGCCACCGCGAGCAGCGGCGTTACCAGCGGATTGCGCCTGATGCGAAACACAATGCCGACCCATTCCGAACCACCTCGTGCCGCGAGGGAAAAGCTTTCGCGCGCACACGGCTCTGGCGATCGATGGCCCGCAGCAACTCGAACGGTGACTGACTCGAATTCTGCTCTTCAGCGGACGTCATTTAAGGCCGGCATCCGGTTGATTAGCGCTGGCGCGACGATGACATTACCCTAGCCCGTCACGCGGACAAAGTCTGCTTGATACTGCCAAGCAATTCCGTTTCCTTGAACGGCTTGACGATATAGCCCTTAGCACCCTGTCGCGATGCCCACACCTTGTCCGTCTGCTGATCCTTGCTACTCACGATGATGACGGGAATGGCCGCGGTCGCGGGGTCTTTCGATAACTGGCGCGTGGCCTGAAAGCCGTTAAGACCCGGCATCACCACGTCCATCAGAATCACGTCGGGCAGCCCTTGTCTGGCGAGTTCGACACCCTGCTCGCCGCTGGCGGCAGTGGTCACGCGGTAATCGTTTTTCTCCAGCATGGTCTTCAACGCAAAGATGTTGGTCGGGGAATCGTCAATCACCAGAATATGGGCCATATCGTCACCTCTGCGCCTCCGTTTAAGGGGGTTTACCATGGTGCGTTCTCGCGACGCGTTTTCGTCTCGCGCCAGGATATCGGCCGCGCCGCAAGATGCAGCATTCGAACATCGGCGCGGACCATCCTTCAATTCAGCCCCACATGCCGCCTGATCGCACCCAGCAGATCGTCACTGAAAAAAGGTTTGGTCAGATACTGCTCGGAGCCGACCAGACGGCCGCGCGCCTTGTCGATCATGCTGTCCTTGCTGGACAGCATGATCACCGGCGTCTGCCGAAAATACTTGTTGTGCTTGATCAACGCGCAAGTCTGATAGCCATCCAGACGCGGCATCATGATATCCACGAAAATGATACGGGGGCTTGTGCCGCGCGATCTTGGCGAGCGCCTCGAAGCCGTCGATCGCGGTGATGACTTCATAACTCTCTTTCTTTAGCAGCGTTTCGGCGGTTTTGCGAATGGTCTTGCTGTCGTCGATGACCATCACCTTGACGCCATCCGGACTTTCCATGAGCTGCGACCCCCGTATTATAATAATCGCTGTTATATTTATTGTTGTTTTAGCGACGCCCCGTAGCCTATGCACGCCACGGGCCGAATCTTTGACTGGAATTTAACGCATGTACCCTGCTTCAAGCAATACCGTAGTGCCGTCGCCACAGCATTGTGCCAGCCGCCTCGACACGGACAGTGACGCTGACCGCCGGTTGGCGCGGCTGTCGCTGCCGTGAGTCTGAATTTAGCCGTGTTGATGGACCCGATCGGGTCTATCAACATCAAAAAGGACACCACGTTCGCCATGCTGCTGGAGGCACAGGCCAGGGGCTGGGCGCTTTTCTACCTGAAGCAAACGGACATTTACCTGGCGGACGGCGTCGCTTGTGCCCGCCTGCAACATTTACGCGTTCGCGATGACGCGGCAGACTGGTACACGCTGACCGAGGCCGGGGACAGCACGCTGACCGGCGTGGACGTAATCCTGATGCGCAAGGATCCACCGTTCAACATCGAATACATCTATACGACATACACGCTGGAGCGCGCCGCCGCCGAGGGCGTGATGGTGGTCAACCGCCCGGATTCACTGCGCGACGCCAACGAGAAAATGTTTACCGCATGGTTTCCGCAATGCTGCGCCCCAACCCTGGTGAGCCGGGAGCGCGCTCGACTAAAGGCGTTTCTGGAGATGCACGAAGACATCGTCGTCAAGCCGCTGGACGGCATGGGCGGCGAGTCGGTATTCCGCGTGCGCCGTGGCGACCCCAACACCAACGTGATTCTGGAAACCGTAACACAACGTGACCGGCGGACGACCATCGCGCAGCGCTTCATCCCGGAATACGTCGAGGGCGACAAGCGCATTCTGATGATCGATGGAGAACCGATTCCCTACGCCCTGGCGCGCATTCCGGCAAAAGGCGAAGCGCGCGCGAATCTGGCCGTGGGGGGTGTGGGCAAGGGTGTTGCCCTAACTGATCGCGACCGGTGGATCTGCGCGCAGGTGGGTCCAGTGTTGCGCGAAAAAGGGCTGCTGTTCGTGGGGCTGGACGTGATCGGCGATTACTTAACCGAGATCAACGTCACGAGCCCGACCTGCGTACGCGAGCTGGACACCTTATACGGACTCAACATCAGCGCGCGGATCATGGATGCGGTGGCGGCGCGCGTCGCCAAACGTCTGGCGCCTGTGTGAATCGCACTCGCGGCGCCCATTTGCGAAATCCAGCCTGTTGACCCGCTTGAACAAAGACGCCGCACCAGGGTGACCTCGATCACATGCAGCGACAGACTCGGCATGACGCTGTTTCTGGCGGCTGCCGTGCATGGCATTGTGATTCTGGGCGTTGGTTTTGGCGCCGTGATCAGAGACCACGCGCCCCATTCGTCACTGGACGTCGTGCTGGTGCAGACACCCTCCCGCCAGGCGCCCGCACAAGCCGACAATATCGCACACGCCAGCAGCCGGGCCAGCGGATCGGTGGACGCGCCGCTGCGCCCTTCGAGTCCGGCGCTTACTTCTGCCGTCGCGCCTCCCGAAGATCAGGCATTTGCCGCCACGCTCGCGACTGAGGCGGCGCCCGCGGCATCTCCAGATTTACGTCTGGTAACTTCGATACAGTCTCGAACGGCCGTCTTGCAAGACCAGCAACAGCGGGCGCGGGAACCGCACACAAAAGACGAATCGGAATCCCGGCCGCAAACCGAACTTGCACGCCTCAGCGCTCAGTTGTCAGAGGATGTGCAGCGCTACGCGCAGCGTCCGCGCGTGAATTATATTGACACCTTGAGTGCCACGACCGCCCCGGAAGCGGCCTACGTCAGGGCGTGGGTAGACAAGGTCGAGCGCGTGGGCAATCTGAATTATCCCGACGACGCGCGGCGACGTGCACTCAGCGGCAGCCTGATTCTGCACGTTTTGCTAAACAGTGAAGGGGACATCATCGAGGTGCTCGTCGGTTCGCCATCCGGTCAGCAGGTGCTGGACGATGCCGCGCGGCGCACAGTCGAACTCGCGGCTCCCTTCATGCCGTTTTCGTCTGCAATGCGCGCGCAATACGATCAACTGATGCTGACCCGCACCTGGGTGTTCGCGGCGGAAGGTGAACTCAGCACGCGCTAGCGGACGATGGACAAGCGATTCGCGCCGTGGGGTAACACTTGTCTGAAATTACCGCAGGCCGGATACTAGCGATCCATGACCATGGCGCGATTCACGAATCAGCTCCTCATCGCTATGCCAACCCTGGCGGACGCGAACTTTTCGCGTACCGTTACGTTGATCTGCGAGCATAACGAGCACGGCGCCTTAGGGGTCGTCGTCAACCGGCCCACCGAAGTGCGTCTTGGCACACTGTTCGAACATTTCGACATTGTCACCGACAACGAGCACATCGCGGACACCCTGGTTTACGCGGGCGGCCCCGTCCAGCTCGAACGCGGCTTCATCCTGCACGCACCGCTCGGCGCGTGGGACTCTACCTTGACGATCGAAGACGACCTGGGGCTTACCAGTTCGCTCGATATTCTTGCCGCCATGGCGGCAGGGGAAGGGCCTGCGCGAAGTCTGGTTGCACTGGGCTATGCGGGCTGGGGTGGGGGGCAATTGGAGCAGGAAATCGCCGACAACGCCTGGTTAACCGTGCCCGGCGATACGATCCTGCTGTTCGATGTGCCCGCCGAACAGCGCTGGCAGGCTGCCGCGCGCAAGCTGGGCGTGGATCTGGGTTTGATTGCCGGACACGCCGGGCATGCCTGAGGCGGCTGTCACTCGCGGCGGGTGCGGGTGCGTTGTTCACAAGACGTGAGCCTGCTCCAAGCCGTTGCGCGCCCGCTCGTGGTTCTGGGTTTTGATTACGGTGAGCGTCGCATCGGTGTCGCGGTCGGGCAGATGATCACCGGCACCGCCACGCCGCTCGCGACCCTGGAGCAGCACGCCGGTAGAATTGACTGGGACGGTATAGAGGTGCTCGTAGATGCCTGGAATCCCGACGCCTTCGTGGTCGGATTGCCTGGTGGCCCGCCGGATGCGGCGCGTGAACTGAAGACCGCTATCGGTGGCTTCCGGCGCACGCTCGAAGCGCGCTTCGAAAAACCGACGCATACAGTAGACGAGGCCTACACGTCGGTCGAGGCGCATCATCACATAAAAACGAATCGTCAAAACGCAAGAGCGCACGGACGCGTGAATCCCCGACGCGTGAATAAGGGCGCGATCGACAAAGTGGCCGCCGCGATCCTGCTCGAGGCATGGATGGCGGACCCGCGGTCGCACCAGCTTCCGTAGCGCGGGATTTCATGGATTCACACGTCAACGGGCTGCTCGACGCGATGAGTGAAGACTTGACGCGCGTCACCCGCGACCGCGGCATCAAGCGGCCTATCATGATCGGAATTCATACGGGCGGCGCCTGGATCGCGCAACGTCTGCATGATCTAATGAATTTTGAAGAACCGCTGGGCCTGCTGGACATCTCGTTTTACCGCGATGATTTCAGCCGCATCGGGGTCAATCCCAGAGTCAAACCGTCAAGCCTGCCGTTGAGCGTGGACGACCGGCATATCATCCTGGTCGACGACGTACTGTTTACCGGGCGCACCATTCGCGCGGCGCTGAACGAGATCTTCGATTACGGACGGCCCGCATCCGTTACCCTGGCCGCGCTGATCGAGCGCGACGGGCGTGAGCTACCGATCGAGGCCAGCGTGGTCGGACACAGGCTCAAGCTTGCATCTCACCAGCACGTCAAACTTGGCGGTCCCGACCCGCTGAACTTAAGGATCGTGGACACACGCCTCGGGGGAAACGCGACACCGTGAGCGGTGACCTTGCGGCCCCGCCTTTATCGAGCGCGCTGCCGGCCAGCCTGCAGTTGTCTCCCGACGGCAGGCTACGGCATTTTCTAACCATCGAGGGCCTTTCGCGCGCATTGCTGACCGAAATACTGGACACTGCCGAATCGTTCGCGGGGGTCAAGGACCAGACGGTCAAGAAAGTGCCCCTGCTACGCGGCAAGACTATCGTCAATCTGTTTTTCGAAGCCAGCACGCGCACGCGCACGACGTTCGAGCTGGCGGCGAAGCGCCTTTCCGCCGATGTGCTCAACGTGAACATCACCGACACCTCCACGGTCAAGGGCGAGAGTCTGCTCGACACCTTGCGCAATCTGGAGGCGATGTATATCGACATGTTCGTGGTGCGCCACGCCGACAGCGGCGCCGCGCAGTTCATCGCGCGCCACGTGGCTCCGCATATCAGCGTGATCAACGCCGGCGACGGTCGTCACGCGCATCCCACCCAGGCCATGCTGGACATGTTCACGATCCGGCGGCACAAGCCGCAGTTCGGCAAACTTTGCGTCGCCATCGTGGGCGACATCATGCATTCGAGAGTGGCGCGCTCGCAGATACATGCGCTCAACACCATGGGGGCGGGTGAGGTGCGCGTGGTGGGGCCAAAAACCCTGATCCCGGCCTCGGTTGAGGGTTTAAACGTGCGCGTGTTTCACGACCTGTCCGACGGCTTGCGGGATACTGACGTGGTGATCACGCTGCGGCTGCAAAAAGAGCGCATGCGCGGTACCCTGCTGCCGAGCGCACACGAATATTTCCAGTTGTACGGTCTGACCGAGGCACGCCTGCAGGTCGCGAAACCGGACGTCATCGTAATGCATCCGGGCCCGATCAATCGCGGTGTGGAAATCGCCTCCGAAGTCGCCGACGGCGCGCGCTCGGTCATTCTCCAGCAGGTAACTTATGGCATTGCCATACGCATGGCGGTGATGGCTATGGCGGTGGGCGCGCGCGCCAGCGCACAACGATGACCTTGCGGATTATCCAGGGTCGCGTTATCGATCCGGCCAGTGATGTTGATCGAATTACTGACTTGTTCGTCGCCGACGGCAAGATCGTGGGACTGGACACCGCCCCATCCGGCTTTGTGCCCGAACGTCAACTGAACGCGACAGGATGCCTGGTGATGCCGGGCCTGGTAGATCTTGCCGCGCGGCTGCGCGAGCCGGGCCAGGAGCACAAGGCCACCATCGCATCCGAAACGTACGCCGCGGCCGCAGGCGGTATTACCAGCCTTTGCTTCCCGCCGGACACCAGCCCGGTGGTCGATTCTCCCGCCGACGTGGAACTGATTCAGCAACGCGCGCAGGCGGCCGGCTACTGCCGCGTGTACAACCTTGGCGCGCTGACCGCCGGGCTTGACGGCCAGATTTTGAGCGAAATGGCTGCGCTCAAGCGCGCCGGCTGCGTCGGCGTGAGCAACGCGCTACACGCGATGCCGAATACCCTGGTGTTACGGCGCGCGATGGAATACGCGGCCAGTCAGGATCTCACCGTGTTTCTGCATCCCTTCGATCACGCGCTGGCCAATCAGGGCTGCGCGCACGAGGGGGCGGTCGCGACACGCCTGGGTTTGCCAGGCATTCCCACCGCCGCGGAGACGGCAGCCATGGGACAAATGCTTGCCCTGGTCGAGCAAACTGGCGTGCGCGCACATTTTTGCCGCCTGTCATGCTCGCGCGCCGTCAGCATGTTTGCCCGCGCACGCTACGATGGCCTGCCGGTTACCGCCGATGTGTGCGCGCATCAACTGTTTATGACCGAAAACGATATCGCGGACTTTGACGCCTATTACCATACCCTGCCGCCGCTGCGCACGACGCGCGACATGCAGGGCCTGCGTGTGGCAGTTACGCGCGGCTCGGTCACGGCGATCTGCTCCGATCATCAACCGCACGAAAGCGACGGCAAGCAGGCGCCGTTTCCGTCCACCGAACCGGGCATCGCGGGGCTGGAAACGCTGCTGCCACTGACCATGCGGCTGGTGGAATCGAAAATTCTGACGTTGACGCAGGCGGTGGCGTACTTGACCGTTGCGCCTGCAGCCGTCATGAGAATAGCCGCGGGCAGCTTGAATATCGACAGCGCTGCCGATATCTGTATTTTCGATCCCGTTGCACAATGGACATTGTCGCCGGAAAAGCTCGTCAGCCGCGGCAAAAATACGCCTTTCGCCGGCTGGACGTTCACCGGCCGCGTCACCCACACGCTGCTAGGCGGGGAGGTTGTATACGAAAGCGGGCGTGAAATGCGTTCGGAAAAATGCGATGAGTAGCAACACCCCTTTAGCCTCGAAAACACACCGCGGCAGCATCATGATCGAAGATGCGCGGATAGTTGAGCACCAGACGCATCCCGGCGGGCAATATATCCTGCGTCTGCACGCGCCGAAGTGCGCGGCGCGTGCACAGCCGGGTCAGTTCGTGCATTTACAATGCGATCCCGAATTGCTTATGCGTCGCCCGTTTTCGATCATGCGGGCGTCCGCGGCACAGGGCTGGATCGATATTTTTTACAAGTTCCTGGGCCAGGGCACACGCCTTCTGGCGCGGCGCACCCCGGACGAGATACTGAGTGTGATGGGGCCCATCGGCGAACCGTTCAAGCCACGCTCCGAGCGGCCGCGGGCGCTGCTGCTGGGCGGCGGTGTGGGTATGCCGCCGATGATCTTCCTCGCCGAATATTTACGGCGTAACAGCGATTTCATGCCGCTGGCGATGCTCGGCTCAGAGCTGCCGTTTCCGTTCAAGCCACGGCCATCGCGGTTGATGGCGTCAGGCATGCCGGACGGCGTCATCGCCGCGATGCCCTTGCTGGACGACTGGGGCATCCCGTCGCGCCTGACCAGTCTGCAAGGCTTTGCGGGTTGCTTCGACGGCCTGATTACCCAACTCGCGACAATCTGGATCGAAGCGCTGAGGACGGCGGAACGGGCAAAAGTAGAAATTTTCGCGTGCGGGCCGCCGGGGATGCTGAAGGCGGTGGCAACGCTTGCGCGTGCATATGGCTTGCCGGCCCAGGTTTCGCTCGAAGAATACATGGCCTGCGCGGTGGGTGGATGCGCGGGCTGTACGGTGGAGGTGCAAACGGAGAAGGGTCCGGCCATGAAGCGCGTGTGCGTGGACGGTCCGGTGTTCGATGCGCAAGCTGTATTTCCGGCGTCAGACACTGCCGTCCAATCGGCGCCTGATCCCGGTTTAGCCGGACGCGATGGCCCAGTTGATTTAGTGGGATGAAGCTGGCCGCTCTACGCCAGGTTCCTCGATGACGGCGTCGCCTGCGTCGGCGAGGGCGTCCAGCCAAGCGGACTTCGGCGGCGCCGCGGTCATTTCGCTGGGGAAGCGTAGATCGCCCGAGGTTTTGTCCAGGCTCTGCACGCCGCCGCCGAAATTGATACGCCACTCGAGATTGCTCCGCGAATCGGCGCTGGCCAGCGCATCCCGCAGGCTGATCTTGCCGGCCTTGATCAGGTCGTAAAGCGATTGATCGAAGGTCTGCATGCCGGCCGCCGAGCCCTTCTCCATTACTTCCTTCATTTCACCAAACTTGCCGCATTTAATAAGCTCGGAGATATAGGGCGTATTGATCAATACCTCGACCGCCGGCACGCGCCTGCCGTCGTGGCCGACAACTAAACGCTGGGATATAATTCCGCGTAGATTCAGGGACAGATTTATCAGGATTTGATGCATGGCGTCGGACGGAAAAAAGCTGAGCACGCGATCCAGGGCCTGATTGGCATTGACCGCGTGCAAGGTAGTGAGGCACAAGTGGCCCGTATCGGCGTAGGCGATGGCCGCCTCCATGACGTGCTGATCACGCACTTCCCCGATCATGATGACATCCGGCGCCTCGCGCATGGCTTCGCGCAGCGCATTCTCATAGCTCAAGGTATCCAGCCCTACCTCGCGCTGCCCCACGATAGACTTCTTGTGCGTAAACACGTATTCGATGGGGTCTTCGATCGTCAGAATATGGCCGCGGCGGTTGGCATTGCGGAAGTCGAGCATGGACGCCAGCGTGCTGGATTTGCCGGCGCCGGTCGCGCCCATGACGAGACCGTTCTGGTGCATCACAAGGTCTTTTAGCACCGGCGGCAGATTCAGCGACTCGATACTCGGGATACGATTCTTGATATATCGCACCACCATGGCAACCTCGCCGCGCTGACGATAGATATTCACGCGGAACCGCCCGAGGTCGCCTACCGACAAGCCCAGATTCATTTCCCGCGTCTGCTCGAATTCGCGAATCTGCTGTTCGTCCATGATGGCGTACGCGATGGTCTTGACCATGCCCGCCTCAAGCGCCGTGCGGGTAATAGGATGCATCTCGCCTTCGATCTTGATGCTGGCCGGTGCGCCGGTGGTAAAGAAAAGGTCCGAGCCGTTTTTCTGCGCCATCAATTTAAGATATGGCGTGATGTTCATGCGTGCTTACCCCGGCTGGCGACACCGGATTCCGCGGGCTTTTCTTCCAGCAGCAATCCATCCAGGCCGTCGAGCAACGATGCCTTTTTCGCGTCTTTGCCCTGGAGCTTGATGCGCAGACGCAGATCGTTTACCGAATCCGCGTTGCGCAATGCGTCTTCGTAAGTAATCAGCCCCTCTTGCAGAAGCTGGAACAGATGCTGATCGAACGTCTGCATGCCGACTTCATTGGAGCGCGCGATAAGCGTCTTCATCTCGTGCACTTCGCCCTTGAAGATGAGATCGGCCATCAGCGGCGTGTTGAGCATGATCTCTATTCCCGGCACGCGCCCCGGGCTGCCGGCTTTTGGCAACAACCGCTGCGAAATCACTGCCTTCAAGTTAAGCGACAAGTCCATTAAAAGCTGCGGCCGGCGCTCGTCGGGAAAGAAATTGATGATGCGATCCAGCGCCTGGTTGGTGCTGTTCGCGTGCAGGGTGGAAAGGCACAAGTGACCGGTTTCGGCGAACGCGATGGCGTGCTGCATGGTTTCGCGATCGCGAATCTCGCCGATGAGTATAACGTCGGGAGCCTGGCGCAAGGTGTT
The nucleotide sequence above comes from Gammaproteobacteria bacterium. Encoded proteins:
- a CDS encoding chemotaxis protein CheW, with translation MFRIRRNPLVTPLLAVAEIITPPTVASVPGVKPWVMGIANMRGTLLPIM
- a CDS encoding response regulator, which encodes MAHILVIDDSPTNIFALKTMLEKNDYRVTTAASGEQGVELARQGLPDVILMDVVMPGLNGFQATRQLSKDPATAAIPVIIVSSKDQQTDKVWASRQGAKGYIVKPFKETELLGSIKQTLSA
- the gshB gene encoding glutathione synthase; amino-acid sequence: MNLAVLMDPIGSINIKKDTTFAMLLEAQARGWALFYLKQTDIYLADGVACARLQHLRVRDDAADWYTLTEAGDSTLTGVDVILMRKDPPFNIEYIYTTYTLERAAAEGVMVVNRPDSLRDANEKMFTAWFPQCCAPTLVSRERARLKAFLEMHEDIVVKPLDGMGGESVFRVRRGDPNTNVILETVTQRDRRTTIAQRFIPEYVEGDKRILMIDGEPIPYALARIPAKGEARANLAVGGVGKGVALTDRDRWICAQVGPVLREKGLLFVGLDVIGDYLTEINVTSPTCVRELDTLYGLNISARIMDAVAARVAKRLAPV
- a CDS encoding TonB family protein, which encodes MTLFLAAAVHGIVILGVGFGAVIRDHAPHSSLDVVLVQTPSRQAPAQADNIAHASSRASGSVDAPLRPSSPALTSAVAPPEDQAFAATLATEAAPAASPDLRLVTSIQSRTAVLQDQQQRAREPHTKDESESRPQTELARLSAQLSEDVQRYAQRPRVNYIDTLSATTAPEAAYVRAWVDKVERVGNLNYPDDARRRALSGSLILHVLLNSEGDIIEVLVGSPSGQQVLDDAARRTVELAAPFMPFSSAMRAQYDQLMLTRTWVFAAEGELSTR
- a CDS encoding YqgE/AlgH family protein codes for the protein MTMARFTNQLLIAMPTLADANFSRTVTLICEHNEHGALGVVVNRPTEVRLGTLFEHFDIVTDNEHIADTLVYAGGPVQLERGFILHAPLGAWDSTLTIEDDLGLTSSLDILAAMAAGEGPARSLVALGYAGWGGGQLEQEIADNAWLTVPGDTILLFDVPAEQRWQAAARKLGVDLGLIAGHAGHA
- the ruvX gene encoding Holliday junction resolvase RuvX produces the protein MSLLQAVARPLVVLGFDYGERRIGVAVGQMITGTATPLATLEQHAGRIDWDGIEVLVDAWNPDAFVVGLPGGPPDAARELKTAIGGFRRTLEARFEKPTHTVDEAYTSVEAHHHIKTNRQNARAHGRVNPRRVNKGAIDKVAAAILLEAWMADPRSHQLP
- the pyrR gene encoding bifunctional pyr operon transcriptional regulator/uracil phosphoribosyltransferase PyrR, translated to MDSHVNGLLDAMSEDLTRVTRDRGIKRPIMIGIHTGGAWIAQRLHDLMNFEEPLGLLDISFYRDDFSRIGVNPRVKPSSLPLSVDDRHIILVDDVLFTGRTIRAALNEIFDYGRPASVTLAALIERDGRELPIEASVVGHRLKLASHQHVKLGGPDPLNLRIVDTRLGGNATP
- a CDS encoding aspartate carbamoyltransferase catalytic subunit, yielding MPASLQLSPDGRLRHFLTIEGLSRALLTEILDTAESFAGVKDQTVKKVPLLRGKTIVNLFFEASTRTRTTFELAAKRLSADVLNVNITDTSTVKGESLLDTLRNLEAMYIDMFVVRHADSGAAQFIARHVAPHISVINAGDGRHAHPTQAMLDMFTIRRHKPQFGKLCVAIVGDIMHSRVARSQIHALNTMGAGEVRVVGPKTLIPASVEGLNVRVFHDLSDGLRDTDVVITLRLQKERMRGTLLPSAHEYFQLYGLTEARLQVAKPDVIVMHPGPINRGVEIASEVADGARSVILQQVTYGIAIRMAVMAMAVGARASAQR
- a CDS encoding dihydroorotase, with amino-acid sequence MTLRIIQGRVIDPASDVDRITDLFVADGKIVGLDTAPSGFVPERQLNATGCLVMPGLVDLAARLREPGQEHKATIASETYAAAAGGITSLCFPPDTSPVVDSPADVELIQQRAQAAGYCRVYNLGALTAGLDGQILSEMAALKRAGCVGVSNALHAMPNTLVLRRAMEYAASQDLTVFLHPFDHALANQGCAHEGAVATRLGLPGIPTAAETAAMGQMLALVEQTGVRAHFCRLSCSRAVSMFARARYDGLPVTADVCAHQLFMTENDIADFDAYYHTLPPLRTTRDMQGLRVAVTRGSVTAICSDHQPHESDGKQAPFPSTEPGIAGLETLLPLTMRLVESKILTLTQAVAYLTVAPAAVMRIAAGSLNIDSAADICIFDPVAQWTLSPEKLVSRGKNTPFAGWTFTGRVTHTLLGGEVVYESGREMRSEKCDE
- a CDS encoding dihydroorotate dehydrogenase electron transfer subunit, which produces MSSNTPLASKTHRGSIMIEDARIVEHQTHPGGQYILRLHAPKCAARAQPGQFVHLQCDPELLMRRPFSIMRASAAQGWIDIFYKFLGQGTRLLARRTPDEILSVMGPIGEPFKPRSERPRALLLGGGVGMPPMIFLAEYLRRNSDFMPLAMLGSELPFPFKPRPSRLMASGMPDGVIAAMPLLDDWGIPSRLTSLQGFAGCFDGLITQLATIWIEALRTAERAKVEIFACGPPGMLKAVATLARAYGLPAQVSLEEYMACAVGGCAGCTVEVQTEKGPAMKRVCVDGPVFDAQAVFPASDTAVQSAPDPGLAGRDGPVDLVG
- a CDS encoding PilT/PilU family type 4a pilus ATPase produces the protein MNITPYLKLMAQKNGSDLFFTTGAPASIKIEGEMHPITRTALEAGMVKTIAYAIMDEQQIREFEQTREMNLGLSVGDLGRFRVNIYRQRGEVAMVVRYIKNRIPSIESLNLPPVLKDLVMHQNGLVMGATGAGKSSTLASMLDFRNANRRGHILTIEDPIEYVFTHKKSIVGQREVGLDTLSYENALREAMREAPDVIMIGEVRDQHVMEAAIAYADTGHLCLTTLHAVNANQALDRVLSFFPSDAMHQILINLSLNLRGIISQRLVVGHDGRRVPAVEVLINTPYISELIKCGKFGEMKEVMEKGSAAGMQTFDQSLYDLIKAGKISLRDALASADSRSNLEWRINFGGGVQSLDKTSGDLRFPSEMTAAPPKSAWLDALADAGDAVIEEPGVERPASSH
- a CDS encoding PilT/PilU family type 4a pilus ATPase, with translation MDIAQLLAFSVKNGASDLHLSAGLPPMIRVDGDVRRINVPAMQHKDVHDMLYDIMNDKQRKAYEEFIETDFSFEIPGLARFRVNAFNQNRGAGAVFRTIPTKILTLEQLACPGIFADISSYPRGLVLVTGPTGSGKSTSLAAMIGYRNENSQGHIVTIEDPIEFVHPHKGCVVTQREVGVDTESYEVALKNTLRQAPDVILIGEIRDRETMQHAIAFAETGHLCLSTLHANSTNQALDRIINFFPDERRPQLLMDLSLNLKAVISQRLLPKAGSPGRVPGIEIMLNTPLMADLIFKGEVHEMKTLIARSNEVGMQTFDQHLFQLLQEGLITYEDALRNADSVNDLRLRIKLQGKDAKKASLLDGLDGLLLEEKPAESGVASRGKHA